GCGGCGGGGTGTTTCAACGGCGTTACAACCTGTGTGACAAAGCGATGAATGCCGTTGAAACGGGCACTTTGCACTCAGGCACGTGTTTCAGGAATGGACACTTTTGCCCCGATTCAGGGGGAAACAGTGGGGAAGTTGACCCGCAATGCGCTCACTCGGCCAGCAAAGTCGCCACAGCGGCGAAGGCTTGCGTCTGACGCTCGGACCAGTCGCCTTGAATGATCTGGAACGGCTGTCGATGTTGCTCCAGCCAGTCGCGAGTGGCTCGATAGAACCCAAGGCGCTCATCCAGATCCGGTTGGCAGCGCTGGCCGTCATCGATCCAGTCGATCTGCTCCGGGGACAGCAAAAGATGCAGATCGTAATGCCGCGCCAGTAACTGCGGCTCAAGCCACGCCGGGCAGTCGCCAAACAGGGTTTGGCTCCAGAGGATGTTGCTCAGCAGGTGGGTGTCGAGAATCAGCAGCGACGGCTGCTGCGCCCGTGCCTGATCTTCCCATTGCAGTTGGCCACGCGCGATCTCGGGAATGTCCGCCAGGCAGGTATCGCGGGGATTCTGCTCGATGAACCAGCGTACATACTCGTCCACCCGTAAACCGCCGAACCGTTGCTGAAGGCCTGCCGCCAGCCAGCTCTTGCCAGTGGATTCGGGCCCGGTCAGTACCACGACCTTCATGTGCGC
The sequence above is drawn from the Pseudomonas sp. FP2196 genome and encodes:
- a CDS encoding AAA family ATPase — translated: MKVVVLTGPESTGKSWLAAGLQQRFGGLRVDEYVRWFIEQNPRDTCLADIPEIARGQLQWEDQARAQQPSLLILDTHLLSNILWSQTLFGDCPAWLEPQLLARHYDLHLLLSPEQIDWIDDGQRCQPDLDERLGFYRATRDWLEQHRQPFQIIQGDWSERQTQAFAAVATLLAE